The following coding sequences lie in one Pseudomonas sp. B33.4 genomic window:
- a CDS encoding ABC transporter permease, producing MSSEFRPNLVALQTIVYREVKRFTRIWPQTLLPPAITMVLYFVIFGNLIGRQIGDMGGFTYMEYIVPGLIMMSVITNSYGNVVSSFFGSKFQRSIEELMVSPVSPHTILIGFTIGGVLRGLMVGVIVTLLSLFFTDLQVHHLGVTILVVVLTATIFSLLGFINAVFARNFDDISIIPTFVLTPLTYLGGVFYSITLLPPFWQTVSLANPVLHMVNAFRYGILGVSDIKIGIAITFMLVATVVLYLGCARLLVSGRGMRT from the coding sequence ATGAGTTCCGAATTCCGTCCCAACCTCGTCGCCCTGCAGACCATTGTTTACCGCGAGGTCAAACGCTTCACGCGGATCTGGCCGCAAACGCTGCTGCCGCCGGCAATCACCATGGTTCTGTACTTCGTGATCTTCGGCAACCTGATCGGCCGGCAGATCGGCGACATGGGTGGCTTCACTTACATGGAGTACATCGTGCCGGGGCTGATCATGATGTCGGTGATCACCAACTCCTATGGCAACGTGGTCTCGAGCTTCTTCGGCAGCAAGTTCCAGCGCTCCATAGAGGAGCTGATGGTGTCGCCGGTGTCGCCGCATACGATCCTGATCGGCTTCACCATCGGTGGTGTGTTGCGTGGTCTGATGGTGGGTGTGATCGTGACGCTCCTGTCGCTGTTCTTCACCGATTTGCAGGTGCATCACCTCGGTGTGACCATTCTGGTCGTGGTGCTGACGGCGACGATTTTCTCGCTGCTGGGCTTCATCAACGCCGTGTTTGCGCGCAACTTCGATGATATTTCGATCATCCCGACGTTCGTGCTGACGCCGCTGACCTATCTGGGCGGGGTGTTTTACTCGATTACCCTGCTGCCGCCGTTCTGGCAGACCGTTTCGTTGGCCAACCCGGTGCTGCACATGGTCAACGCCTTCCGTTACGGCATTCTCGGTGTGTCGGATATCAAGATCGGCATCGCGATCACCTTTATGCTCGTGGCGACGGTGGTGTTGTATCTCGGTTGTGCGCGGTTGCTGGTAAGTGGGCGCGGGATGCGTACTTGA
- a CDS encoding ABC transporter ATP-binding protein, with protein MSSALSIRQLTKTYGNGFQALSGIDLDVAEGDFFALLGPNGAGKSTTIGILSTLVNKTSGTVNIFGHDLDKNPAQLKRSIGVVPQEFNFNQFEKTFDIVVTQAGYYGIPAKVAKERAEQYLTQLGLWDKRDVPSRSLSGGMKRRLMIARALVHEPRLLILDEPTAGVDIELRRSMWTFLTELNQKGITIILTTHYLEEAEQLCRNIGIIDHGTIVENTSMKQLLGQLHVETFLLDLKNDLSVAPQLLGYPARLIDSHTLEVQVDKSMGITALFTQLAQQNIEVLSLRNKTNRLEELFVSLVEKNLSKVAV; from the coding sequence ATGAGTTCCGCTCTGTCCATCCGGCAGCTAACCAAAACCTACGGCAACGGGTTCCAGGCCTTGAGTGGTATCGATCTGGACGTTGCCGAAGGTGACTTTTTCGCCTTGCTCGGCCCCAACGGTGCCGGCAAATCCACGACCATCGGCATTCTCTCGACGCTGGTCAACAAGACCAGCGGCACGGTGAATATCTTCGGCCATGACCTGGACAAGAATCCTGCGCAGCTCAAGCGCTCGATCGGCGTGGTGCCGCAGGAATTCAACTTCAACCAGTTTGAAAAGACCTTCGACATCGTCGTCACTCAGGCCGGTTACTACGGCATTCCGGCGAAAGTTGCCAAGGAACGTGCCGAGCAATATCTGACCCAGCTCGGCCTGTGGGACAAGCGCGATGTGCCGTCGCGTTCGTTGTCCGGCGGCATGAAGCGGCGACTGATGATTGCCCGTGCGCTGGTGCACGAACCGCGTCTGCTGATCCTCGACGAGCCGACCGCAGGCGTCGATATCGAGCTGCGCCGTTCTATGTGGACGTTCCTCACCGAACTGAACCAGAAAGGCATCACCATCATCCTCACCACGCACTATCTGGAAGAGGCTGAGCAGTTGTGCCGCAACATCGGCATCATCGACCACGGCACCATCGTCGAAAACACCAGCATGAAACAATTGCTCGGCCAGTTGCACGTGGAAACCTTCTTGCTGGACCTGAAAAACGACTTGAGCGTCGCGCCGCAACTGCTCGGTTATCCAGCCCGGTTGATTGACAGCCATACCCTGGAAGTCCAGGTCGACAAATCCATGGGCATCACGGCGTTGTTCACCCAGTTGGCGCAGCAGAACATCGAAGTATTGAGCCTGCGCAACAAAACCAATCGCCTTGAGGAGCTGTTCGTGTCCCTGGTGGAAAAAAATCTGTCGAAGGTGGCGGTATGA
- a CDS encoding glutathione S-transferase, with product MLKIWGRKNSSNVRKPLWAAEELGLAYEAIDAGGAFGVVDTPEYRAMNPNGRVPVIEDDGFVLWESNAIVRYLLARHAPDSNWYSADPQARAIADKWMDWTTSSFAGHFRTVFWGVLRTPADKQDWAAINAAIKECNGLLSMADNALASQPYLSGKDIGMGDIPLGSFIYAWFEMPIERAPQPNLQAWYERLKQRPAYRKAVMTALT from the coding sequence ATGCTGAAGATCTGGGGACGGAAAAACTCATCGAATGTCAGGAAACCATTGTGGGCCGCCGAGGAACTCGGTCTGGCTTACGAGGCGATCGATGCCGGTGGCGCGTTTGGCGTAGTCGACACACCTGAATACCGGGCGATGAACCCGAACGGACGGGTGCCGGTGATCGAAGACGACGGTTTTGTGCTGTGGGAATCCAACGCCATCGTTCGCTATCTGCTGGCCAGGCATGCGCCCGACAGCAACTGGTATTCGGCCGATCCGCAAGCTCGCGCCATCGCCGACAAATGGATGGACTGGACCACGTCGAGTTTTGCCGGTCACTTCCGCACGGTGTTCTGGGGCGTGTTGCGCACGCCGGCGGACAAGCAGGACTGGGCCGCGATCAACGCCGCGATCAAGGAATGCAATGGGCTGCTGAGCATGGCCGACAATGCCTTGGCCAGTCAGCCTTATCTTTCCGGAAAAGACATCGGCATGGGTGATATCCCGCTCGGCAGTTTCATTTATGCCTGGTTCGAGATGCCCATCGAGCGTGCGCCGCAACCGAATCTGCAGGCCTGGTACGAGCGCTTGAAGCAGCGTCCGGCCTACCGGAAAGCCGTCATGACCGCGTTGACTTAA
- a CDS encoding transglutaminase family protein, producing MREYLSPGRFIDSDHPAVVEFAEQHRGASRDPLAQAISLYYAVREAVRYNPYTFSRDPQTLRGSYALATGESYCVPKATLLAGCARHCGIAARIGLADVKNHLSTPRLLELLKSDMFAMHGYTELFLNDRWVKATPAFNQKLCELFNVAPLEFDGVNDSVFHPFNRDGAQLMEYLVDHGQFADVPETFFFEHLQKCYPHLFTDLQPQLLGDMQSDLSRS from the coding sequence ATGCGCGAGTATCTGAGTCCCGGCCGCTTCATCGATAGTGACCACCCGGCGGTGGTGGAGTTCGCCGAACAGCATCGGGGCGCCAGCCGCGATCCGCTCGCGCAGGCGATCAGTCTTTATTACGCCGTGCGTGAGGCGGTGCGCTACAACCCCTACACCTTCAGCCGTGATCCACAGACCTTGCGCGGCAGTTATGCATTGGCGACGGGGGAGAGTTATTGCGTACCAAAAGCCACGCTGCTGGCAGGTTGCGCACGGCATTGCGGAATCGCGGCGCGGATCGGGCTGGCCGACGTGAAAAATCACCTGTCGACCCCGCGTCTGCTCGAGTTATTGAAAAGCGACATGTTCGCCATGCACGGCTACACCGAGTTATTTCTCAATGATCGCTGGGTCAAGGCCACGCCGGCGTTCAACCAGAAGCTCTGCGAGCTGTTCAACGTCGCGCCGCTGGAGTTCGATGGCGTCAACGACAGCGTTTTCCACCCGTTCAACCGCGACGGTGCACAGTTGATGGAGTACTTGGTCGATCACGGCCAATTCGCCGATGTGCCGGAAACGTTCTTCTTCGAACATCTGCAAAAGTGCTATCCGCACCTGTTCACTGATCTGCAGCCGCAACTGCTGGGCGATATGCAGAGTGATTTGAGCCGCTCCTGA
- a CDS encoding acyl-CoA dehydrogenase, whose amino-acid sequence MLLLWILVLIVGVAYLAHRRISPLPALGIVAVYLLAMGIFSHASGWLLLVFWVLLAVVAAPLLLPDLRRKHFTAPLFNWFQKTLPPMSQTERDAIDAGTVWWDGELFSGRPDWDKLLAYPKAQLSEEEQAFIDGPTEELCAMVTDWQIGQSMDLPAEAWAHIKEHGFFALIIPKEFGGKGFSAYAHSQVAMKLATRSGDLASTVMVPNSLGPAELLLHYGTDEQRNHYLPRLARGDDIPCFALTGPLAGSDAGAMPDTGIICKGQWEGQEVIGLRLNWEKRYITLGPVATLLGLAFKAYDPEHLLGDKEDLGISLALIPTDTAGVEIGRRHLPLGAAFMNGPNSGKDVFIPLDFLIGGQEMLGKGWMMLMNCLSVGRSISLPAVGTGAAKFTSLVTGQYAQIREQFNVPLSAFEGIQEAMARIGGNAWMMDAARMLTANAVDLGEKPSVLSAILKYHLTERGRECISHAMDVHGGKAIIMGPNNYLGRSWNGAPIFITVEGANILSRNLMIFGQGAIRCHPFVLKEMALAGREDKDQALKEFDGLLLKHIGFAVSNAASTLVLNLGFGHFEHAPGDKISQGYFRALNRQAAAFAMLADFSMMLLGGELKRRERLSARLGDVLSNLYLASAALKRYHDLDSPAYMDPLFRWAMEESLGQAERAMDELLRNFPNKVFGCLLRVVVFPFGRRHKGPSDKLGAEVAGVIGRAKGDPALEELLAGCYRPQSADDAVGALQHASDLLNAAQPLHKKLHTSLKSGQVKPVAGEHAIDAALEAGVLQPVEAQSLRDAEAARRKVIDVDDFDKEELKQAEGKVR is encoded by the coding sequence ATGCTGTTGTTGTGGATACTGGTTTTGATCGTTGGCGTGGCGTATCTCGCCCACCGGCGTATTTCCCCTCTGCCTGCATTGGGCATCGTTGCGGTCTACCTGTTGGCGATGGGGATTTTCAGCCACGCGTCGGGCTGGTTGTTGCTGGTGTTCTGGGTCTTGCTGGCGGTGGTCGCTGCACCGTTGCTGCTGCCCGACCTGCGCCGTAAGCACTTCACCGCGCCGCTGTTCAACTGGTTCCAGAAAACCCTGCCACCCATGTCGCAAACCGAACGCGACGCGATCGATGCCGGCACCGTGTGGTGGGATGGCGAGCTGTTCAGCGGTCGTCCGGACTGGGACAAATTGCTGGCCTATCCCAAGGCGCAACTGAGCGAAGAAGAGCAAGCGTTCATCGACGGTCCGACCGAAGAGCTTTGCGCGATGGTCACTGACTGGCAGATCGGCCAGTCGATGGACCTGCCGGCCGAAGCCTGGGCGCACATCAAGGAACACGGCTTTTTTGCCCTGATCATTCCGAAAGAATTTGGCGGTAAAGGCTTCTCGGCCTACGCCCACTCGCAAGTGGCGATGAAACTCGCCACCCGCAGTGGCGACCTCGCTTCCACCGTGATGGTGCCCAACTCCCTCGGCCCAGCCGAACTGCTGCTGCATTACGGCACCGACGAACAACGCAATCACTACTTGCCACGGCTGGCTCGCGGCGATGACATTCCCTGTTTCGCCCTCACCGGCCCGCTCGCCGGCTCCGATGCCGGCGCAATGCCCGACACCGGGATCATCTGCAAAGGCCAATGGGAAGGTCAGGAAGTCATTGGCCTGCGCCTGAACTGGGAGAAGCGCTACATCACCCTCGGCCCCGTGGCCACCCTGCTCGGCCTCGCCTTCAAGGCCTACGACCCGGAGCATCTGCTCGGTGACAAAGAAGACCTCGGCATCAGTCTCGCGCTGATCCCGACCGATACCGCTGGCGTGGAAATCGGCCGTCGTCACCTGCCGCTGGGCGCGGCATTCATGAACGGACCGAACTCCGGCAAGGACGTGTTCATCCCGCTGGACTTCCTCATCGGCGGTCAGGAAATGCTCGGCAAGGGCTGGATGATGCTGATGAACTGCCTGTCGGTAGGCCGTTCAATCTCGTTGCCGGCAGTCGGAACCGGCGCGGCTAAATTCACCAGCCTGGTCACCGGCCAGTACGCGCAGATTCGTGAACAGTTCAACGTGCCGTTGTCGGCATTCGAGGGCATTCAGGAAGCGATGGCACGTATCGGCGGTAACGCGTGGATGATGGACGCGGCGCGGATGCTCACTGCCAACGCGGTGGACCTCGGCGAAAAACCCTCGGTGTTGTCGGCGATCCTCAAGTATCACCTGACCGAACGCGGTCGCGAATGCATCAGCCACGCCATGGATGTACACGGCGGCAAGGCCATCATCATGGGCCCGAACAACTACCTCGGGCGCAGCTGGAACGGTGCACCGATCTTCATCACCGTGGAAGGTGCGAACATCCTGTCGCGTAACCTGATGATCTTCGGTCAGGGTGCGATTCGCTGCCATCCGTTCGTTCTCAAGGAAATGGCTCTGGCCGGTCGTGAAGACAAGGATCAGGCGCTGAAAGAATTCGATGGTCTGCTGCTCAAACACATCGGTTTCGCCGTGAGCAATGCGGCCAGCACGCTGGTGCTGAACCTCGGCTTCGGCCACTTCGAACACGCCCCGGGCGACAAGATCAGTCAGGGTTACTTCCGCGCACTCAACCGTCAGGCAGCGGCGTTCGCCATGCTCGCGGACTTCAGCATGATGTTGCTGGGCGGCGAACTGAAACGTCGCGAACGCCTGTCGGCCCGCTTGGGGGATGTGTTGAGCAACCTGTATCTGGCCTCTGCCGCACTCAAGCGTTATCACGATCTGGATTCGCCGGCCTACATGGACCCTTTGTTCAGATGGGCGATGGAAGAAAGCCTTGGCCAAGCGGAACGGGCCATGGATGAGTTGCTGCGCAATTTCCCCAACAAGGTGTTCGGCTGCCTGCTGCGCGTCGTCGTCTTCCCGTTTGGCCGTCGTCACAAAGGCCCGTCGGACAAACTCGGGGCCGAAGTGGCTGGCGTCATTGGTCGCGCCAAGGGCGATCCGGCGCTGGAAGAACTGCTTGCCGGTTGCTATCGCCCGCAGTCGGCAGACGATGCAGTGGGTGCTTTGCAACACGCCAGCGATCTGCTGAATGCTGCGCAGCCGCTGCACAAAAAACTGCACACTTCGCTGAAAAGCGGTCAGGTCAAACCGGTGGCGGGCGAACACGCCATCGATGCCGCGCTTGAGGCAGGTGTGTTGCAACCGGTGGAAGCACAGAGTCTGCGTGATGCCGAAGCGGCGCGACGCAAGGTGATCGATGTCGATGATTTCGACAAAGAAGAACTGAAACAGGCCGAGGGCAAAGTCCGCTGA
- a CDS encoding PA2817 family protein — MSNVVADHLVLLDHLRSILVAVGEAEQVPEESHALFLERFDELLASLPIDPIESQYLGQDILTQVITRYPQIAHLIPRDLLWFFAGDCLHYLSDEEIDMYQALEERRYEAEQNDEPFDWNQEKQLLAMSAQDSKH, encoded by the coding sequence GTGTCCAACGTCGTTGCCGACCATCTTGTTTTGCTCGACCACCTGCGCAGTATTCTGGTCGCCGTAGGTGAGGCCGAACAGGTTCCCGAAGAAAGCCATGCCTTGTTCCTGGAGCGCTTCGACGAACTGCTGGCATCGCTGCCGATCGATCCGATCGAAAGCCAATACCTGGGCCAGGACATCCTGACTCAAGTGATCACCCGTTATCCGCAAATCGCTCACCTGATCCCGCGCGATTTGCTGTGGTTCTTCGCCGGCGACTGCCTGCACTACCTGTCCGATGAAGAGATCGACATGTATCAGGCCCTCGAAGAACGTCGCTACGAAGCCGAACAGAACGACGAACCGTTCGACTGGAATCAGGAAAAGCAGCTGCTGGCGATGTCTGCCCAAGACAGCAAGCACTGA
- a CDS encoding LysR family transcriptional regulator, whose product MSINLPLPLLGEMAIFVKVVETGSFSEAARQLGSSPSAVSRSISRLEKALATRLLQRTTRKLRLSDGGEEVFKRCQEMVSAAKSVMEISGQFTHEAEGLVRVSVPKAVGRFVIHPHMPEFLRRYPKVDVELLLEDRQVDLIDDHVDLAIRITDRPPAGLVGRQLLTIDHLLCATPQYLAEHGAPTHPHDLLNHSCIYLGETPSDARWKFKKGSKAVTVGVRGRYAANHTGVRLGAVLQHIGIGSLPYFTARYALEQKLIVQVLPDWTFLASYHGGLWLLHSPTRYLPPKLRVFIDFLVECLQKEPTLSKPGKSGEGSKVSMEYELPESEGLL is encoded by the coding sequence GTGAGCATCAATCTACCGTTGCCACTGCTGGGTGAAATGGCGATTTTCGTCAAGGTGGTGGAAACCGGCAGCTTCTCTGAAGCCGCTCGCCAGTTAGGGTCTTCGCCGTCGGCAGTCAGTCGCAGTATTTCGCGCCTGGAAAAAGCCTTGGCCACACGACTGCTGCAGCGCACCACGCGCAAACTGCGTCTGAGTGACGGCGGCGAGGAGGTGTTCAAGCGCTGTCAGGAAATGGTCAGTGCAGCCAAGTCCGTCATGGAAATCAGCGGTCAGTTCACCCATGAAGCCGAAGGCCTGGTGCGGGTCAGCGTGCCGAAAGCGGTGGGGCGCTTTGTGATTCATCCGCATATGCCGGAATTTCTGCGGCGTTATCCCAAGGTCGATGTCGAGTTGCTGCTGGAAGATCGTCAGGTCGATTTGATCGACGATCATGTTGACCTGGCCATTCGCATCACAGATCGGCCACCGGCCGGGCTGGTCGGTCGACAACTACTGACCATCGACCATTTGCTCTGTGCGACGCCGCAGTATCTGGCCGAACATGGCGCACCGACTCACCCTCATGACTTGCTCAATCACAGCTGTATCTATCTGGGTGAAACCCCGAGCGACGCGCGCTGGAAATTCAAGAAAGGCAGCAAGGCTGTGACGGTGGGAGTGCGCGGACGCTATGCCGCCAACCACACTGGCGTGCGATTAGGCGCGGTGTTGCAGCACATCGGCATTGGCAGCCTGCCGTACTTCACCGCCCGCTATGCACTTGAGCAAAAGTTGATTGTGCAGGTTTTGCCTGACTGGACGTTCCTTGCGTCCTATCACGGCGGGCTGTGGTTGCTGCATTCGCCGACGCGGTATCTGCCGCCGAAGTTGCGGGTGTTTATCGATTTCCTGGTGGAGTGCCTGCAAAAGGAACCAACCCTGAGCAAACCGGGCAAGTCGGGCGAAGGGAGCAAAGTGTCGATGGAGTACGAATTGCCTGAAAGCGAAGGTCTGCTTTAA